In Hemicordylus capensis ecotype Gifberg chromosome 12, rHemCap1.1.pri, whole genome shotgun sequence, the genomic stretch aatttatcgTTTccatacttttaatgttgggtttgaaATGATTTTGATGTTTAtatgatgattttaattgtaaactgctcagagatgcaagtttggggtggtatagaaatacgttacTTAAATAATTGTATTTGTTTATACAGTTAACTGTATATTTACATACACACTTAACTTGTCCCATCAGTTTCCATAAGACTTTTTATGAGTAACTTCATCCGGAGATACGCCAGTTGCTAGAATAGCCCAGTTCATAACTGTATCATCTAGATGTGATTGTACACATATGTACATAAAaaccacaaatttaaatgtttcaGCTCAGGAAATGGGCTGTTCAGGTCACTGGCTTCCCACCCACTGCTACTGGCTGAGCTGCTGGGAGGCCACGGAATGTTTGCAAATATTCCTCCTAAGTAGCCTTGCTGAAATTTATGGGAGAAGTTtaattctgtttatttattttattttatttattcattcaatttctataccgcccttccaaaatggctcagagcggtttactattaaaacaaaaccattaaaatcaattggccgttaaaacagaaatgataaaacagcataaaacaacaattaacaattaaaacatcattaaaaaaaacaattaaacagaacAGCTAAAAACCCAGGTTACGGCATTAAAACCATTTATAACAAGTTAAAAATCgtttataatttaaaatttagaattataatttaaaattgtaatttaaaaactctggaaggccaggccgaacagataggttttgcgggctctccagaaggccaataaagaattcaaattgtggatgtttgcagggagcgcattccacagcccaggagcggctacagcgAAGCCCCGCCTcggagtcaccaccagacgaaccggtgctaactggagacggatctcctcagatgaccttaacgtgcggtggggatcgtgcagaagaaggcgctctctcttaggtaacctggacctaagcctctTTAGAGTCCTCTCAATTCAATGAGAGCCCTCAGTGCTAAATCTCTGAAGCCCGTTAGGCCGAGGGGAGGGGCCTACTgaacttcagcatgtagccagccaatcgggAGCAGAGGAGGCGGGGCTTcaaccttctccctccccttctgtagtGGACACATCGCTGAGGATGCGTTGGCTTGAAGCCGGTGATCCTGAGATGGGGACCAAATAGCGGGGTACAGTGTTCTTACCCCCTAGGAGCCCTTCAAACATCCCTAGGGGCACTAGTGCCCCCGGCTGAGAACCCCCACAACGCCAGCCTTTCCGTTTCGGCTCACCTGTCCCCATCATGGAGTTTCCGGAACTGGATTTGAAGGATGCACGCCATGAGAGGCCCCACCCGGCCGTTGGGTACGAGGGGTTCGGCCAGTCCCCCGATCCAGATGTCAATGTTGTCGGGCGTCCCGTACAGTTGGATGAACTTCCTGGCCAGTTGGGGGTTTTGAAGGACCCTCCCAAGTTCCGCTTCATTGCAAGGCTGTGAGTGCGCAGAACCGTCTCCAGGCATTGTACCCTGAGGGACAGAGACAGTTATCACCTCATTTCTCTCcttagtacacacacacacacacacacacacacacacacacactcatttgtGAAATGACTGCACAAACTGGGCCCacttgcagatgctggactactcccatcatccacagtggcggggtggatgatgggagttgtaatccgaTGTctgctggagggcccaagttgtacaACTCAACTTAGCCTCCTTCTCTGGCCTGAGCGATGGGTGGAATCTCCAGACAGGAAAGGTTTTCAAAATTCCCCTTTTAAGAAGCATTCATATTTTAGAAGCCTTGTAAGCCACGCAGAGATCTGTGGAGTCAAGAAACCTGAATACTGGCTGGACTACAGCGGCATGTTTCTAAAATTGAGATATGCAGGGTTTCAAGCCGTCCTGATGACCAGGGCCACACCATAGAGgcggtctcatggtagcaagtgtggcctctttgctaagcaggttctcccctggtttgcatttggatgagagacgaAATGTGTGAACACTGAAAGgcattctccttaagggatggggccgctctgggaaaaatatcaaggttcccagttccctccgtggcagcatctccaagatcgggctgagagagactcctgcctgcaacctcggagaagcctctgctgccagtctgtgtagacaatagtgagctagatggaccaagggtctgactcagtatatggcagcttcctaggttccggACTTCCTTCAAACCCCTGATTATTTTGGTTCCTTGCTCTGCACCGTTTCTGTCTTCATGATATCTTTCTTAAGGTGCAGTGAcaactgcacacagtattccaaatgtcgTAGTTTCATACATAGGCACAGCTATAAtggtagttttattttcagtcccttccaTTTCTTTCATTAACAATTTTTCAGACTGGATGAACAATCTTGACAAACATGCATTATAGAAAAATAACTGATTAAAAATTACATAGGGACataaagaagctgccatatactgagtcagacccttggtccatttagctcagtattgtctgcacagactggcagcggcttctccaaggttgcaggcaggagtctctctcagccctatcctggagatgctgccagggaaggaaagcaggaaccttctgcaagcaggcaggcagctcccagaatggccccatcccctaagggaaatatctgacagtgctcacacatgtagtctcccatttaaattcaaaccagagcagaccctgcttagcaaagcggacaattcatgcttgctaagtggcttgtggggaaatgcttgactgacaagcagaaggttgctggttcaaatccccactggtatgtttcccagactgtgggaaacacctatattgggcagcagtgatctaggaaggtgctgaaaggcatcatctcagactgtgtgggaggaggcaatggtcaacccttcctgtattctaccaaagacaaccacggggctctgtgggtgccaggagtcgacgccgactcaacggcaccacctttcctttttcctatgAATTTTCTGCTGGATCGGTCTTCATTGAAAATCCAATGCTAATTTGCCaagattaattaattgattacatTAATAGCCCACTTTCCCCTCTCAGGAAATAAGGAGAGATGgttatgtacatggttatgtttatcctcacaactaccctgtgaggtaggctaggcagagagagacatgactggctcagagtcacccagtgagtttcatggttgaatggggattcaaacccgggtcttcccggtcctaatccaacactctaaccactacgctatgctggatTTAATAGGACTAATAATATGTGATATTAGCCCCTCTCCAAAGGACTGTGTATTCACATTTGTTTGGGGGGCCTCAAGGATTGCAGATTTGGGTCCCGAAAGGGATCCTCCTCCCCCGGTTCCCAGTGTGGATCTTCTGTGACTTTCTTTGCCCTGGGAAAAGGCGACGAGGCTGGTGTTGAGGTGTGTGAGTTTGCAGCATTTTGTAAGATCCGCAGGCCAGTGAGTGTCACCTTTTACCTGCGAGGCCAAAATCCCGGCCGCGTTGCATATTCAGGGCGGGGAGATCCAGACCGATCCGAAAAACCTGTTCGAAGAGCCGGTCCCGGAGAGCATCCACAACCATCTCGCCTGGCTTTAACAGCTTGGCTGGCGTCATCAAGAGGCCTCGCATCATCGGGTCAATGCCTCCTGGAAGAGGGAAAACGGGCTTGGGTCAAGCCCAAGgccactccagcatcctgtttcacacagtagatgcccctgggaagcccacagccaagaggtctgtgcgtgccctctctcctgctgtggctctcctgcaactgggattcagaggctggaggtggcctatagccctccgactagtaacccttgatagacctctcctccatgaatgcgtccaaacccctctcaaagccaccCAAGcgggtggccgtcaccacatcccgtggcagagagttccacagattactCATACCCTGGCTGGAAAAGGGGCTGCCTTTTGTCGGTCTTAAACCCCCCGGCCTTCAGTTTCGTGGTATatcctctggttctagtgtggcgagagggggagaacattttctctctgcccactctccccTATTTGTCTCCGGCTGGATCATGGGCTAATAAagcagacaccggcaacagccactggtgggatacggggttgggggtggacagggccagctgctctccccctgctagagaCAAGAGACTCACCTCTTTTAAAAAGGCTGCTCTTTGCTCGGGGTAGGGGCAGGGGTAGGGGTGACTCATTTTGTAACCCACCACGAGACACTGGTACGGGGCGGTCTGTAAATGTAATCGATACGCTAATAAAAACCGACCTTTTTGTATGATTCTCCAGGAAGCGAAAAATTCCTGGTTGAGAGGTGTCTGGCTCTCAAGCTGGTAACTGCTGTTCACACGGAACACAAAGTTTCTGACCTGGGAGTGCCCGAACCGGAACATGATGGTGAAGATGCTGGCGATCCGAGGATCCACCGAATCGTCGTAGCCTCGGTAGGGAGCTCAGCCATAAGAACGAGTTAAGCGATTGCCGAGAAGCCAGGGCAGGTATTTAGTGTAGGTAATTTTCTGGAAAGCAAAGGGAGCATTCAGAAAGCCATAACTTGGTGGGAGAGCatatgctttgtgtgcagaaggtccccggacAATTCCCCAGCGgaatctcctggtagggctgggaaagaaacctcggagagctgctgccagtcagtgctggcagtactgagctagatggatcaagggtctggctcagttggcagcagcttcctatgttcctaaagccacacacatccagactaaattactcctgtgtGGTGCCACTGAGATTAAATAGTCCCCATGAGTCCTGAGTGCGGTGTCGGGTTTTTGTTTTCCGGCAAATTCCACCCAAGAATAACATCTCTTGATTGCTTTGAAGCTCAGCCAAGCCACTTAATACAAGAAAGAATTAACCCGCTCCAAAGAACTGGGACAGTAACCAGCTATTCAGCTtgcaaggaacataagaagctgccatatactgagtcagactcttggtctatctagctcagtattgtctacccagactggcagcggcttctccaaggttgcaggcaggaatctctctcaaccccgtcttggagatgctgccagggagggaactgggaaccttctgctcttcccagaggggctccatcccctaagaggggaaggtcttccagtgttcacacttctagtctcccattcaaatgcaaccagggcagaccctgcttagctaaggggacaagtcatgatggctactacaagaccagctctcctttctcacATGCTTAGAAGGAAAATAAAACCTTTATAAACCAGTGGAAATGTGTTTGCTtgagttgctggtgtctatcttatgtttctttttagattgtgagccctttggagacagggatccatcttatttatttattatttctctatgtaaaccactttggacacttttgttaaaaagtggtatataaatgtttgttgttgacAACAGAGAAATAGGTCAAATGTCTTGTCCAGATCAGTGCATGTAAACCTGACCCTAACACCGTTTATCTGAGAAGATCAAAGGCATAATATGAATACCATAAAATATATGAACAATTCAAATCAACATAACATATTAAAAAACCATCCTCAATCTCATATCCAACATTGTCTTTCTGCTTCTCAAAAATAAATGTAAATCAATTCTCTCCATTGTGTCATATGCTGAGCTCATCCGTTGACACCATGAATGGATCCACATTTATGTTTGAGAACTACAAAGATAATGTTGGATATGGGATTGAGgatgatttttaaaatctgttttatggTATTCATAAGATCCCTTTGATCCTCTTGGAAACCCAGAACAGAGAACCCCATACAATCCTGGCTCTGAAAGTGACCTGAGGTGGGTTTGAGGTCAGTTTCTCCCCTGCCACCGCCTGAAAGTGACCAGAGGtcagtttttcccagccctgaaAGTGAcccgagatttatttattttatttatttattgttggatttatataccgccttttattaaaaacaatctcaaggcggttcacaaaagttaaaaaacatacaataaaatgacaataaaaatattaagctaaaaatataaaaacaaaccaagtttaaaatctataaaatacaagcataaaaaaacTATACACGGGGAAAAAcccatagaagcagcaataaaatcagtcatgcaaaagcctggataaaaagccaagatttaacaagctttctaaaaaccgtaatggagtctgaggagagaatggccactgggagagcattccagagcctaggggcagcaacagagaagggcctgtcccgagtgcacaacagctgagTCCCCCAGATGGGTTCTAGGTCAGTTTCCCAGCCCTGAAAGTGATCCAAGGTGGGTTCTAGGTTGGTTTCCCAGCTCTGAACGTTGCCCGAGATGGGTTCTAGGTCAGTTTGACTGCTCTGCCTTCACAAGAATGGATACAGATGCCTACCCCAAGTACCTGCATTATGGCGCCAATGATCTTCTGGGTTTCCTGATAGAGTTGCTCTCCATTATACAGCGGATTCAGCCTCTTCAGCTCCGTGGCCACGCGGTTGTGCTCCCGGAAGAAAATAGTTTGGAGGACCATCAGGCCTGGCATTTCGCTGACCCGGTTGTCCCCTTGAAAAccaagaaggtggggggagatcaCCACATCTGGCCAGCCACAGGATTTTAAAAGCattaacacacacaaaatgctgcCTCACAGCCCCGGCCTGTTcgtctgctaagcagggtctgccctggtttgcatttgaatgggagactacatctgcgagtactgtaagagattccccttcggggatggggctgctctgggaagaagagcccctgcctgcttgcaagcagaaggtcctaagtcccctccctggcagcatctccagatagggctgagacaagagactcctgcctgcaactttggagatgcctctgccagtctgtgaagacaatactgagctagatggaacaagggtctgactcagtaaatggcagcgtcctatgttcccaACAGGCTGAGAGCTATTTACTTGCACTCCCACCTTCCCCTGGCACCTTTTATTTATCCGCCCATTCCAAATATTCCCAACCTCACATCTTATCCACGCAGCAGATCATTGTGGATGAAGGCTAGCAAATGCCGAACTGCCCCGAAATGAGCCAATGGTGAGATCCAAGAACAAGGTACCTGCAAAAAAACAAGGAATCTTCAACTCGGGGTTGGTCCGGTTGCAGAGCTCCGTGAAGCCGTCCGGGTTGCCGAAGGGGAGATAGGCCTGTCCTTTATCCGTGAAGTTCTGGTTCACATTCAAGAGGCCCAGGTTGCTGCTCAGATTCCGCAGCTGATTGGCCCACCGCTCTTCACTGGCGTAGACCATGCTGGCATCAATAAAGGCCATGAGCACGTTGATCTGGTTCTGGATGGCATAGCCTCCATTGCACGCAGGGGCTGACTGGGTAAAGGGGATGCAGTTGCTCTGGTTTTTGATCCGGGGGTCGTCGGGAGGGATCTGAAGCAAGGTATTGAAACGGGGTGATAGCCTATCGGTCTCGGGGAGGCGGAGCCTGGGAGAATGTAAGACCTCATCCTCTCTCTGGCCTTTATCCGAGCAAGTTGCTCCGGGTCAACTGTCCAAGGTGCCCCAACTTACTGTACTGACCCGAATAGAAGAGGACTGGATTTAAGATGGCCCTCTTAAAAAGATACAGGTTAAAGACAGGTTTCACCTGCATTGACCCACAAGGAAgaggtctctgaatttaagaggactgcccagtttctaacatcagaaaacttggagggagagagaaactaGGCTTGGATTCAGAGAAAGACCGGCACTCGCTGTGCCTTTGCCTTTCACAACACACACTCTGATCACCAGGAGTTTCTCTTAGGACAGGCAggggcaaacgtggccctccagtcactgttggactacaactcccatcatgctgggcgtcatagttcaacaacagctgggggatGGCCCTCGACTGCCCACACCTGTTTCCGAAAGTATGGCTTTGCATAATGCCTTGGGTTTCCGGGAAGGGCcagagcaggaattctcaaagTATTTGCAGCTACGGATGCCCCAGAtctggcctgctcaactttgccccgccccccactgccacctgttttgggactacaactcccatcatccccagccacagcagccaatagccagggatgatgggaactgtaggccaacatcagcaggagggctgaagttgagcaagcctggtctagatcagggattctcaacgttgggtctgcagatgttactggactccaactcccataatccccagctgcaatgggctttggttggggattatgggagctgaagtccaataacagctggggacccaacgtagagaatccctggtctagatcatCAGGCAGGACCCTCCatggacgcccccccccccagcccattaATAATTTTACAGATAATAATCTCACCGTTTACTCAGTCCAAGGGAAATAAAGGAGATGCCACATTTGATCACAATATGGGAGCTTCCTTGAATTACAGATTTCATTTCCCAGGCACCACCTgggcctctccccaccaccacgcgCAATGGG encodes the following:
- the LOC128336009 gene encoding LOW QUALITY PROTEIN: eosinophil peroxidase-like (The sequence of the model RefSeq protein was modified relative to this genomic sequence to represent the inferred CDS: inserted 2 bases in 1 codon; deleted 1 base in 1 codon; substituted 1 base at 1 genomic stop codon) translates to MAVRAADCMHVALALLKEKLQKKIPWNFNITDLLTSAQLRTIYMATGCGQQEEMTVQCNATSPYRTITGECNNLRIPTLGASNRPYARWLPPEYEDGISLPHGWTENKRYFGFPLPLVRKVSNEIVCFPNDKVTNDRGRSVMFMQWGQLLDHDMDFGPSSTTTLTFMSKINCGTSCAKELPCFPIKIPPDDPRIKNQSNCIPFTQSAPACNGGYAIQNQINVLMAFIDASMVYASEERWANQLRNLSSNLGLLNVNQNFTDKGQAYLPFGNPDGFTELCNRTNPELKIPCFFAGDNRVSEMPGLMVLQTIFFREHNRVATELKRLNPLYNGEQLYQETQKIIGAIMQKITYTKYLPWLLGNRLTRSYGXAPYRGYDDSVDPRIASIFTIMFRFGHSQVRNFVFRVNSSYQLESQTPLNQEFFASWRIIQKGGIDPMMRGLLMTPAKLLKPGEMVVDALRDRLFEQVFRIGLDLPALNMQRGRDFGLAGYNAWRRFCAXSQPCNEAELGRVLQNPQLARKFIQLYGTPDNIDIWIGGLAEPLVPNGRVGPLMACILQIQFRKLHDGDRFWWENPGLFTSAQRAAISKVSFSRLICDNTSIRKVPRSIFSVSRFPRDFVDCSSVPRFSLFPWKTKW